A genomic stretch from Mya arenaria isolate MELC-2E11 chromosome 10, ASM2691426v1 includes:
- the LOC128206731 gene encoding uncharacterized protein LOC128206731, protein MAELKSKGVKTATEKAKVDTIKRALAKSDSNINLAVKVIKREAIEEYINGNDEPRSYFPCVVADKTGFVWLRIYKDPERTDFKPEAYLILRGLLRKKCEYKLWYVSTSKHTDGPHVEIPKDVLNDAMKASKPKADTGAMAEYKTKDVETATYMKDRKTGTMAEVKEEDVETATENKDIHDEGVKRLTKHAVYEPDTCKRSNQKRLDDLLAEEDLFSLIKETQEICRVIKSLDPNILDVYAAYKYPKSAPHAVAFIVTVKDDDVNLEHFAQYNIVKRTIHRYSNEGKDVIYSESNKQNQLKAHDEFRLKTTIERNEELLMQRHKYLNMISGSAVRSKCYNENHVIEATICLVLYVHVKGYVPIEETPFRDNYNGIAVDVREGGCWRLNKSINIGEEIERDRIGKSGSIGGFVEVPSIGLCGITSAHVLLTDKEYMQCKQEKRFIATGLQNEFRINTCNEDIGRLISAMYEEGNDREAGFEVAIFHIERLFPFEGIGTSFHGDTLGGVAEEYSFESGHILGKSQFYPDGKCCKYGSESKFTMGKLVSTSEGMGYLSIRERTYDETEGIVLRKQYEVEAFSKDTSFAIHGDSGALVFCWRNPEELVCTGMIVAQTSNKTTIVSPIAPMLKRLGISKLKNFKKVKNERQNKSLHDKVDQMQVGIDALLQRKPPQTALEKRSSDQTNNKCTLV, encoded by the exons ATGGCAGAATTAAAGTCGAAAGGCGTTAAAACAGCGACAGAGAAGG CGAAGGTTGACACCATAAAACGGGCACTTGCAAAGTCAGATTCTAATATCAACTTGGCTGTGAAGGTGATCAAACGAGAAGCTATTGAGGAGTATATAAATGGAAATGACGAACCGAGGTCCTACTTCCCATGCGTGGTGGCTGACAAAACTGGATTTGTTTGGCTTAGAATTTACAAGGATCCTGAACGTACCGACTTCAAACCGGAGGCATATCTTATATTGAGAGGTCTTTTGAGGAAAAAATGCGAATATAAACTATG GTATGTTTCAACATCAAAGCACACAGATGGGCCACATGTTGAAATACCAAAAGACGTTCTTAACGATGCAATGAAGGCATCCAAGCCGAAAGCAG ACACTGGGGCAATGGCAGAATATAAGACGAAAGACGTTGAAACGGCGACATACATGAAAGATAGGA AAACTGGGACAATGGCAGAAGTCAAGGAGGAAGACGTTGAAACGGCGACAGAGAATAAAG ACATACACGATGAAGGTGTCAAGCGACTAACAAAACATGCAGTATATGAACCAG ACACTTGTAAGAGATCAAATCAGAAACGGCTAGATGATCTTTTGGCTGAGGAGGAtcttttttctttgataaaagaAACGCAAGAAATATGTCGGGTTATAAAGTCTTTGGATCCAAATATTCTTGATGTTTATGCTGCTTATAAATATCCAAAGAGCGCACCACATGCTGTTGCGTTCATTGTTACGGTGAAAGACGACGACGTAAATTTGGAGCACTTTGCACAATACAACATCGTAAAGCGCACAATACATCGTTATAGCAATGAGGGAAAGGATGTTATATACTCTGAAAGCAACAAGCAAAATCAACTGAAAGCACATGACgaatttaggcttaaaacgacTATAGAAAGAAATGAAGAATTGCTTATGCAGAGACATAAATACTTAAACATGATAAGTGGAAGTGCAGTAAGGTCAAAATGTTACAATGAAAATCATGTTATCGAAGCGACAATCTGTTTAGTTTTGTACGTTCACGTGAAGGGATATGTTCCAATTGAGGAAACACCCTTTCGCGACAATTACAATGGAATTGCTGTTGACGTGAGGGAAGGTGGGTGTTGGAGgttaaacaaatcaattaacATCGGAGAAGAAATTGAACGAGACCGTATTGGTAAATCAGGAAGCATCGGTGGCTTCGTTGAAGTACCCTCTATTGGTCTTTGTGGAATAACCTCTGCTCATGTTCTTCTAACTGATAAGGAGTACATGCAATGCAAGCAGGAAAAACGATTTATTGCAACGGGCTTGCAAAATGAGTTCCGAATAAATACCTGCAATGAAGATATCGGTCGACTAATTTCTGCCATGTATGAAGAAGGAAATGATCGTGAAGCTGGCTTTGAGGTCGCCATTTTCCATATTGAGCGTCTTTTTCCATTTGAAGGAATCGGTACCTCGTTTCACGGTGACACATTGGGGG GAGTTGCAGAGGAGTATTCATTTGAATCTGGACACATATTGGGGAAAAGTCAGTTTTATCCGGATGGTAAATGTTGCAAATATGGGAGCGAGTCAAAGTTTACAATGGGTAAACTTGTCAGTACCTCTGAAGGAATGGGTTATTTATCCATCCGAGAAAGGACTTATGACGAAACCGAAGGTATTGTTTTGCGAAAACAGTATGAAGTTGAAGCATTTTCAAAGGACACATCGTTTGCAATACATGGAGATTCAGGTGCATTGGTGTTTTGTTGGCGAAACCCCGAAGAATTGGTTTGTACAGGCATGATTGTTGcacaaacatcaaataaaacaactatcGTTTCCCCAATCGCTCCTATGTTGAAACGTTTAGGAATTTCTAAacttaaaaactttaaaaaagttaaGAATGAGCGACAGAATAAAAGTTTGCACGATAAAGTTGATCAGATGCAGGTAGGTATCGATGCACTTTTACAACGTAAACCTCCTCAAACTGCCTTAGAAAAAAGATCATCCGATCAGACAAACAACAAATGCACActcgtttga